In a single window of the Hippocampus zosterae strain Florida chromosome 6, ASM2543408v3, whole genome shotgun sequence genome:
- the LOC127602559 gene encoding dual specificity protein phosphatase 18-like has translation MHPPVVAGLSGLCRVTENLYVSNGRAASRASLVSANKITCIVNVTETKCSSATLHGVEYLHIPLSDTPSTPLGDHFDEVADKIQHVAQSGGRTLVHCTAGVSRSTALCMAFLVKHHGVTLMEAHAQVKTCRPMTRPNNGFWKQLIQYEAKLRGSTSVRIVSSSMGEIPDVYEDAARNMMPL, from the coding sequence ATGCATCCGCCGGTCGTTGCAGGTCTTTCTGGTCTGTGTCGGGTCACCGAAAATCTTTACGTGAGTAACGGCAGAGCAGCGAGTCGCGCCTCTCTGGTGAGCGCCAACAAAATAACATGCATCGTAAACGTAACGGAGACCAAATGCAGCAGTGCCACTCTTCACGGTGTGGAGTACCTCCACATTCCCTTGTCTGACACACCATCCACCCCACTTGGGGACCATTTCGACGAGGTGGCGGATAAAATACAACACGTAGCACAGAGCGGTGGTCGCACGTTGGTGCATTGCACCGCCGGGGTGAGCCGCTCAACTGCCCTCTGCATGGCTTTTCTCGTCAAGCACCATGGTGTGACACTGATGGAGGCTCACGCTCAGGTCAAGACATGTCGGCCCATGACGAGGCCCAATAATGGTTTTTGGAAGCAACTAATCCAGTATGAGGCGAAGCTTCGTGGGTCCACGTCTGTCCGGATTGTGTCGTCTTCCATGGGAGAGATACCTGATGTGTATGAAGATGCGGCCAGAAATATGATGCCACTCTGA